Sequence from the Pontibacter pudoricolor genome:
TGTTTCATCAATTTCAAATGCGATCTCATCCGGTTCAGCAGCTAAAAAAATGGTCAGTTTATTGTTCTCAAGGCTAATTCCGCTATTAAAATCAGCGGTGGTATAGTTTGCTTTTTTCATCTCCCGGGTGTCGTGGTACATAAGGGTGCGTTGCATGGCCAGTTCCATCTTCGGAACAACCACTTCCTTATCACCACTACCGCAGGAGAAATTTAACAAGGCCAGCGATGCCATGCCAAAACGAAGTAATGTCTTTCTCATAGATTTTTGTTTGGCAAAGGTTTAGCCAGGATTATGCCAAATATTCTATTTATTTAATATAAAATGATGAATGGCATCAGCCACTTCCCCGCCACGTTCTTCCTGCACAAAATGGCCGGCCTTATATTTTATCGTTTTAGCTTCCGGAAACTCCTGCTGCCAGCGTTCAAGAAAGTGTACTGGTAAAAGCTTGTCTTTCTCACCCCACAGTAACAGCTTATCTATAGTTCGCAGTTTTTCGTGCTGTTGCCATAGTTCATCAAAATAGGAGGATGATTCGTGCAGGGCTTTAGCAAATCCCCAGGTACCCATGCGGCTCCCTGAAGTAGAAAGTGGCTTCTGGTAATGTAATTTGATGTCTTTTGTCAGGTGTTTACCCTCGTGGTAGCCTTGTGGCAGCAGAAAGTTGGCAGAGAAACCCAATTGCAAATACAAAAATCTGCCCACACCACCAGCCATAAACCTGCTGATCTTCATGATCTTTTTCTCCTCTTCCAGGCTCCACATCCAGGTATTCAGGATCACGATCTTCTTAACATTTTCAGGGTGGCGCAGTGCATACCGTAACCCGATCGGACCACCAAAATCATGTACCACCAGTGTAATGTTCTTTAGCTGCAGATGGTCAATAAGCTGCTCCAGGTTATCGGCATGCGCTTCCGGGGTGTAAGCAAAGCCAGCTGGTTTAGCAGATAAGCCGAAGCCAAGATGATCAGGGGCAATGCAGCGGTAGTTCCGGCTCAGTGCTTTTATCTGTTGCCGCCATACAAACGACCAGGTAGGTGTGCCATGCACTAAAACTATAGGCTCGCCCTGTCCTTCGTCTACGTAATGCATGTTGCCGGCCGGCAGATCCAGGGTACGGTGCGCAAAAGGGTAGAGGATCCGGTCGAGCCATTTGGGAGAGTTCATAGTTCCTTTATCTATAGTTGCAGCTTGTTTAGTTAATCTCAAAACACAATTATCTTTTATACTTCATGATGAGTAAGGTGGCTACATCATCGATCGGATAATTTTCGTGGAGTAAATAATGTTGCGCCAGTCCGTCCAAAGAAGCAAAGTAAAGTTTGGCTTCCAGCTCCGGAAAGGGAATACCAGCCTCTATCAGGTTCTGTCTGATCTGGGTTTCTACGTAAGCTGTTTGCTCTTTCATTTCTGCACTCAGCCGTTGCACTACAGCCGATTGCATTCTAATGCCATGTATTAATTTCCAGAAGTCTTTCTTCTCTTTCAGGATCTTTACTGTCTGGCGGATGTGCCGTTCAATGGCTGTCATTTTTTCCCACTCAGGAGTAATCTGCTCAAATGAAACACGAACATCTGAAGCGCCTCGCCTGCAAATCTCAACCAGAAGTTCTTCCTTGCTTTTAAAATAATTGTACATCAATCCCAGGGAAATACCTGCCCGCTGGGCTATCGTTCTGATAGAAGTAGCGTCATAGCCCTGCTCAGAAAATAGGGCTAAGGCAGTGTCTATCATGGTGTTAATACTTTGTTCGCGTTTCTCCTGTGTGACTTTCATATTATGAATGAACGTTTGTTCATAAAAGTAGTTGCTTTTTAGGAAGATTCAAAAGCCTATCAGAATCTTTAAATAGGTAGGATGTGCTTCCTGGACTTAAATCTGCTCAACAAAGAGATGAGCCAACTTTACTTCTAAAACTATAGCGAGCAAGAGCAGACTTAACGGGTTTCTGTATTTTAATTAAGCTTCAGCAATTATAAGTTAGGGTGTATTGAAAGCTATAGGTTAATCGATCACCAGGCGTGGAATGTTGGCTGGAAGGCGTGTAAGCAACTCATAGTTTAGCTGTGTACTAAGTTCTGCAAAGGAGGCTACTGTTATGCTTTCGTCTCCCTGCGAGCCAAGCAAAACAACTTCATCATCTTTCTGCACCGCAGGAATATCAGTTACATCCACCATCATTACGTTCATGTTTACGATGCCGACTACAGCAGCGCGAACTCCCCTTATTAGTACATTGCCCTGGTTACTGAGCGTGCGACTGTAGCCCCAGCCATACCCAACCGGAATTACAGCCAACGTCATGTCGCGCTGTGTTTGATACGAGCTACCATACCCAACATATTCGCCTTTAGAAATGGACTTTATGCTCATGATGCGGCTTTTCCAGTTTATGAGACGACGCAAAGGGTCTTTTTTAAGCGTATGCTGGCTAAAATAATGACTATACGTTTCGGGGCTGGGCCAGAAGCCATATTGCATAATGCCGATACGAACCATATCCATGTGTGTTTCGGGGTACGAGACCATAGCAGCAGAACAGGCCGAGTGTAATTGTTTGGGAGTATGACTAGAGTTGATCAGTTGCTGCAGTAATTCCTGGAAATTCTGCTGCTGCATTATGATACGTTCGTGGTTCTGGAAATTTTCAGCTCCTGCAAAGTGAGTGCAAACCGCCATTAACGTTACATGCTCTTCTGTATCATCCAGTATTTTCCTTGCCTGTGCTGACGTAGTTTTGTCGAAGCCGGTGCGGTTCATGCCGGTTTCCAGTTCCAGGTGGATCTTTGCTTTTTTACCGAGCTTCCTGGCAACATCTGCTGCTTTGGTCAGCCGGTCGGGTTCAAAAACAAAGAACTCTATATCATTCCGGATCGCCCATTCAAGTTCAGGATCATCAATATATCCCATTATCAACGTGGTAGCTGGCCGGGGAAGTGACTGATGCAGGCGCAGAGCTTCGTCAGCACTAAAAACTGAGAAATGATCCACCCCACACTCCTGAGCCAACGTAGCAAACTGCTCGATTCCGTGTCCGTAAGCATTGCCTTTTACCACGGAAGAAAAGCGCACCCGCGGCCCGATCTCATTCCTTATAAAATTGATGTTGTTTTGTAAAGCGGTTTTGCTGATCTCAATGTAAGAGCTATGAAACATACTGCGTTATTTATTCAGAATCTGTTGGATGATGCCATAGAACAGGGCAGTTCCGGTTGGTATAAGCTCGTCCGGGAAGTCATAGTTAGCATGATGCAGTTGCGGCTGGTGAATGCCAGAACCTAGCCCGAAAAAAGCACCTTTATACCTGGCTATAAAGTGGCCGAAATCTTCTGACCACCTGAAAGGCTGTACGGCTTCCTGCACATCAAGTTCTAGGTCTGCGGCCGCCTGCCGAATTGATTGCACCTGTTCCGAATGGTTAACAGTGGCCGGAAAATCCTCCACAAAGTTGATGTTATAGGTGAGCTTATAGCTGGCTGCTATTTGCTGCACACATTGCTGCGTAAGCTCTTTTAATTTCTGCATATCAGCGGGTTGATAGGAGCGAAGTGTTGCCATAACGGTTGCAAAACCCGGGTTTGTTCCAAAAGCAACTTCCCCTAATCGTGCGTGTATCACCGTCAGTAACGCAAGGTCCTGGAACTGCTCTTTTTTCCGGATGATATCATTAAACGCAACTATAATTTCAGACATGGCCAACCCCGGATTTATACCGTTTTCAGGTTCAGCAGCGTGAGATGATTTTCCATGCAATTCAACGATCATTCCTGTAGATGCGGCAGCGAAAACATCTTCGCGAACTATAACCTGGTGCATGGGTTTGCCGGGTATATTATGTAACGCAAATACATAGTCAGGTTTTAATGCAGCTTTAAACCGAGCGTCCTGCAAAACAGCCCAGGCGCCGGCTCCGGTTTCTTCGGCAGGTTGGTAGAGTAAAATTACTTTTCCGCATGCTGGTCGTTGCTGCTGAAGCAAACTACCTAAAGCCGCAAGAATTGCCATATGCCCGTCGTGCCCGCACTTATGACTGGTGCCATCCGTTACCGAACTATAGTTTAGATTTTTATTGGTTTCAGAAATTGGCAAGGCATCCAGCTCCGCTCTGAAAAGAATAGTCGGGCCATTGGCATCCTTTCCAAAGAAAACAGCTGCTACACCGGTGCCACCTAACTGGGTGTATATTTTATCGGGATTATAGTTTTGCAGGTGTTTTACGATTCTCTTTGCTGTCTCTGATTCCTGACCTGAGAGCTCAGGATACTTGTGAAGTTCCTGGCGAAGTTTTACAAGTTCTGGAAGGTCTGATAATTCTTTATGCTGCATGACAGGTATAGTTGGGTTACAGGCTTTTTCTAAGGTACGGAAAATTAGGCAGAGGTTAAAACGATCTGTAAACCGGAACTATAGTTGCGCTTAACAGGCGACTGTCAACACTAGGCCGCCTTAAACGTTGGTAGTTTTGATCAGGAGCTTTCTGTACTTGGTGAAAATGCTTGATTTAGAAACAAAGCCAAGGTATTTCTCGCCTTCTACTACGGGCAGATTCCAGGCACCGGACTCATCAAATTTCTTCATTACTTCCGCCATGCTATCATCGTGCTGTACCAGTACCGGAGGCTTTACCATTAGCTCTTTGGTTTTCACAAGATCATATTTGTCGGCTTTAAACATGATCTCCCGGATATCTTCCAGAAGTATGATCCCTTCAAGTGTTCCTTTTGAATTTACTACCGGGAAGAGGTTGCGTCGGGAATGAGCAATTACTTCTACAAGTTCGCGTAAGGTCGCATCGGGGCTTACAGGTTGAAATTCAGTTTCGATCAGGTGCCTGATCTTCATGATGCGCAATACGGTTGTGTCTTTGTTGTGGGTCAACAGTTCACCTCTTTGCGCGAGCTTCTTTGCTTCCAGGGAGTAAGGCTCAAAATACTTTACTACCGCGTACGATGTAGCCGATACGACCATCAGTGGAATCATTAATGTATAACCACCTGTAATTTCTGCTATCAGGAAAATACCCATCAACGGTGCATGCATCACGCCACTCAGTATGCCGGCCATGCCTACCATTGTAAAACTATGGATGGGCACATTCCCCAGTTCAGTTAGGTTAATTAATTTCGAGAAAAAGAAACCTGCAAATGCACCCACGAACATAGACGGGCCAAAGTTACCACCCTTACCTCCGGAAGCCATCGTGAGCGTAGAAGCAATTACTTTCACCAGTGCCAGGGCTCCCGTAAAGCCTACTATTAACCACTCGTTGGTTCCAAAAAAGTTAAGCCAGCTATCTTTCAGCAACAGATCTGCATGGTCGCGCTGCAGCAGTTTTATCGATTCATAGCCCTGGCCGAAAAGAGGCGGGAACAGCATGATCAGCAAACCAAGGCATAAACCACCTATCAAAGCGCGTTTGTATACGTTTTCTGACAGTGGCTCAAATATGTTCTCTATCCAGTGTACAGTTCGGGTATAGTAAACCGAGATCAGACCCGTAAGCGCGCCCAGCAGCATATAAAAAGGAATATTGCCGGCATAAAACCCTTCCACATTGCCTACATAAAAAAGCAGATCTTCATCTAACGTCAGCGTGGAGCAAAGCGTACCTACTACAGCGGCTATCATTAGCGGAATAAAGGCAGCAATACTTATATCAGTGAGCAGAATCTCGACAGCGAAAAGTACGCCAGCAACCGGTGCATTAAATACGGCTGCTACACCTGCCGCCGCACCACAGGCAAGTAAAAGCGTTCGGTCGCGGTAGTTTAAGTGATAGGAACGACCAAAGTTAGAGCCGATAGCAGAGCCTGTAACCACAATAGGGGACTCCAAACCTGCAGAACCACCAAAGCCTGCCGTAATGCCGCTGGTAATCACATAAGAATACATCTTACTACGGCTGACGATACTTGACTTTTGAGCGATACTATAGAGAATTCCCGCTGTTCCTCCTTCAACTTTGCCCTTAAAAAAAAGCTGCACTACTACCACAGTCAACAAAATACCAATGATCGGGAGCACCACGAGCAGAACAGGTCGGTCGAACAAACGGCCACCGTAAGCGAGCATGATGTACAGATAATGCACTATTGTTTTGAGAATAACTGCAGCCATACCTGCCGTAAAGCCAACCAACGCACTGGAGATAAGCATAAAGTCGCGGCTGGAGGTGTGGCGGCGCAACCAGAGCAACGGTAATTTATACTTCTTTAGGTAGAACATGTAATATATGTACGTGATCAGAGACAGGTTAAAGCTACTGCAAAAGTAAACGTTGTGCCGGTTAAGTTCAAAATCTATAAAGTAAAGCCTCTTTCTGTATAAGTTTAACTTATATGCCTAAACCTGTCCATCGTATTTTCAGTTATAGTTTAGTTTGAAGGAGAAAATTAGAATGGCTCAGATAAAGGATTTAAGCGGATACCTGGTGCATACAGAGGCACATGGCCCCTTTGATATTATCGGGGATGTGCATGGCTGTTTTGATGAGTTAGTAGAGTTACTTCAGCAGCTTGGCTATCAGGTAAATTATGATAAAAAGGAAAGCAGGTTTAACGTTACGCCTCCTGATAACCATAAAACTGTTTTTGTTGGAGACCTGGTAGACCGCGGTCCTGACTCTCCAAAGGTACTGCACCTGGTAATGGACATGGTGGAGGCGAAACAGGCTTTTTGTGTGAGCGGTAACCATGACGATAAACTATACCGGAAGCTGATTGGCAGAAACGTCCAGGTTCGGCACGGACTGGAGTTTACGATGGAGCAACTCAGCCATTGCAGTGCTGCTTTTATTTTACGGGTTCGTGATTTTCTGGCTAATCTGCCGCACCATATTTTGCTGGACGAGGGAAGGCTGGTTATTGCGCATGCCGGGCTGGCAGAACACCTTCATGGCAGGCACAACCGCTCCGTACGTGACCTTTGTTTATATGGCCCCACTACCGGCGAAACGGATCAGCATGGCTTACCAGTACGGCTGGACTGGGCAGCAAATTATACCGGGCATGCTATAGTTGTATATGGCCACACACCGGTGTACGAGCCATGCTGGCGCAACAATACCATTAACATCGATACGGGTTGTGTATTTGGCGGAAAGCTAACTTCGTTGCTCTACCCTGATCATGTAATCACCTCTGTTCAGGCGCATAAGCTATACGCAGAATCTGTAAGGCCATTCGTGCAACACCGTGCCAGCGCCTGAAGCTTTAAAAAGCAGTGTTTTTGCTACATATCATACCCTTTCAAGAACATAGTTGGTCTCTGTCTGCGTAATGTAAATATCAGCCAGAGCACGTGTTGATTCCCTGTGTTCTATTATATAGCTCCTTACGTTTATGCAAACACTTAAAAAACTGCTGGTAACCATGGATTTCACCCGTATGGATGAGATAGAGGTTAACTACACTGCATTCCTGTGCAGCATATTACCCATCGAAAAGATATACTTTGTATATGTGCGCCGGAAACAGAATATTTCACAGGAAGTGTTGCAAAGCCTGAAACTTACAGAAGAACCTGCCCCGCATCCGGAGGCTTTACAGGAAATGCAAAACCTTGTGCAGCATTACTTTGGAGATAATAAAAAGGTGCAGACAGAAGTACTGGTAAAAGACGGCGATCCGCTTAAGGAGCTATTAAAAATATCGAAGCTTTATGATGTTGACCTGATAGTAACAGGCCGCAAACTTCGCCTTCGCGGAAGTGGTATACTGTCGCATAACCTGGTACACACAGGTGGAATAAGTGTTTTACTGATTCCGGAAACCGCTGAGACCGTATTACAGCATGTTGTGGTAAGCATCGATTTCTCGGAATACTCTAAAATGACACTGACATATGTACAGCAACTTGCCAGTTTAAGACCTAACCTCCAGGTTACTTGCCTGCACGTGTATGAAGTGCCAACCGGTTATATTACGTTGGGTATAAGTTACGATGAGTTTGAAGCCCGTACCAGACACTTTGCTGAAGAAAAATTTTACAAATTAATGGCAGAATTTCCGGAATTGCAGGCCATAACTAGCCTGAGCCTGGTAAGAAAGGATTTGCAGGATGATACCGGCGAAGTAGTGGTACTGGAAGCAAACCGCGCCCGCGCCGACCTGCTGGTAGTAGGCGCACGGGGCATTTACGGTGCCACACTGTTGTTAATGGGTAGTGTTACCGAAAAAGTGATCCGGGCAAATGATGATATCCCGCTCCTGATCATTAAAAAGAAAAATGAGCACCTGAGCTTTCTGGATGCACTTATCGGCTGATAGATTTTTAGACTTATATAGTGCGAATAGATGTAATGCTTAAGGTAATATACCCAAGCCCTGCCACTCAGCAACAGGCAGTTTCAGGTCTTTGATATACCCATGTTCAATATCTAGCACCCAGCCATGTACGGTAGGGTATTTTAATGTTTTGTAAGCCCGGTGCATAACAGAGGTAGTGCATATGTTTTTTACCTGCGCTATAACATTCAGCTCGGAAAGCTTTTGTAACCTGTCTTTTTCAGTTGGCAGGCTATCTATTTCCTGTCGGTTCTGCATGTAAATATCGCGGATAGGGCTGACCCAGTTCTCAACCACACCGGTTGCAGTTCCTTTGTAGGCAGCTTCAACACCACCGCAGCAATAATGCCCGCAGACAACTATATGCTGCACATCCAGCGCTTCTACGGCATACTCCAGCACTGCCAGTAAGTTCATGTCCGTCAGCGATACCTGGTTGGCAACATTACGATGTATAAAAAGCTCTCCGGGTTCTGTGCGGGTAAAACTTGAAATAGGCATCCGGCTGTCAGAGCATCCGATATAAAGGAAAGGAGGTTTCTGGCCCTGCGCCAGTTGTTTAAAGTACTCGGGGGTATTTTCGAGCTTTTCAGCTACCCATTTTCTGTTATTATTTATCAGATCTTCGTACTCGTTGTAGTGCATGTACTTTGCAGTTTATATAATTTACAGTTGAGTTATACGCAACTATCCGGCAAATATA
This genomic interval carries:
- a CDS encoding amidohydrolase, translating into MQHKELSDLPELVKLRQELHKYPELSGQESETAKRIVKHLQNYNPDKIYTQLGGTGVAAVFFGKDANGPTILFRAELDALPISETNKNLNYSSVTDGTSHKCGHDGHMAILAALGSLLQQQRPACGKVILLYQPAEETGAGAWAVLQDARFKAALKPDYVFALHNIPGKPMHQVIVREDVFAAASTGMIVELHGKSSHAAEPENGINPGLAMSEIIVAFNDIIRKKEQFQDLALLTVIHARLGEVAFGTNPGFATVMATLRSYQPADMQKLKELTQQCVQQIAASYKLTYNINFVEDFPATVNHSEQVQSIRQAAADLELDVQEAVQPFRWSEDFGHFIARYKGAFFGLGSGIHQPQLHHANYDFPDELIPTGTALFYGIIQQILNK
- a CDS encoding universal stress protein, which codes for MQTLKKLLVTMDFTRMDEIEVNYTAFLCSILPIEKIYFVYVRRKQNISQEVLQSLKLTEEPAPHPEALQEMQNLVQHYFGDNKKVQTEVLVKDGDPLKELLKISKLYDVDLIVTGRKLRLRGSGILSHNLVHTGGISVLLIPETAETVLQHVVVSIDFSEYSKMTLTYVQQLASLRPNLQVTCLHVYEVPTGYITLGISYDEFEARTRHFAEEKFYKLMAEFPELQAITSLSLVRKDLQDDTGEVVVLEANRARADLLVVGARGIYGATLLLMGSVTEKVIRANDDIPLLIIKKKNEHLSFLDALIG
- a CDS encoding TetR/AcrR family transcriptional regulator encodes the protein MKVTQEKREQSINTMIDTALALFSEQGYDATSIRTIAQRAGISLGLMYNYFKSKEELLVEICRRGASDVRVSFEQITPEWEKMTAIERHIRQTVKILKEKKDFWKLIHGIRMQSAVVQRLSAEMKEQTAYVETQIRQNLIEAGIPFPELEAKLYFASLDGLAQHYLLHENYPIDDVATLLIMKYKR
- a CDS encoding chloride channel protein is translated as MFYLKKYKLPLLWLRRHTSSRDFMLISSALVGFTAGMAAVILKTIVHYLYIMLAYGGRLFDRPVLLVVLPIIGILLTVVVVQLFFKGKVEGGTAGILYSIAQKSSIVSRSKMYSYVITSGITAGFGGSAGLESPIVVTGSAIGSNFGRSYHLNYRDRTLLLACGAAAGVAAVFNAPVAGVLFAVEILLTDISIAAFIPLMIAAVVGTLCSTLTLDEDLLFYVGNVEGFYAGNIPFYMLLGALTGLISVYYTRTVHWIENIFEPLSENVYKRALIGGLCLGLLIMLFPPLFGQGYESIKLLQRDHADLLLKDSWLNFFGTNEWLIVGFTGALALVKVIASTLTMASGGKGGNFGPSMFVGAFAGFFFSKLINLTELGNVPIHSFTMVGMAGILSGVMHAPLMGIFLIAEITGGYTLMIPLMVVSATSYAVVKYFEPYSLEAKKLAQRGELLTHNKDTTVLRIMKIRHLIETEFQPVSPDATLRELVEVIAHSRRNLFPVVNSKGTLEGIILLEDIREIMFKADKYDLVKTKELMVKPPVLVQHDDSMAEVMKKFDESGAWNLPVVEGEKYLGFVSKSSIFTKYRKLLIKTTNV
- a CDS encoding alpha/beta fold hydrolase; translation: MRLTKQAATIDKGTMNSPKWLDRILYPFAHRTLDLPAGNMHYVDEGQGEPIVLVHGTPTWSFVWRQQIKALSRNYRCIAPDHLGFGLSAKPAGFAYTPEAHADNLEQLIDHLQLKNITLVVHDFGGPIGLRYALRHPENVKKIVILNTWMWSLEEEKKIMKISRFMAGGVGRFLYLQLGFSANFLLPQGYHEGKHLTKDIKLHYQKPLSTSGSRMGTWGFAKALHESSSYFDELWQQHEKLRTIDKLLLWGEKDKLLPVHFLERWQQEFPEAKTIKYKAGHFVQEERGGEVADAIHHFILNK
- the alr gene encoding alanine racemase — encoded protein: MFHSSYIEISKTALQNNINFIRNEIGPRVRFSSVVKGNAYGHGIEQFATLAQECGVDHFSVFSADEALRLHQSLPRPATTLIMGYIDDPELEWAIRNDIEFFVFEPDRLTKAADVARKLGKKAKIHLELETGMNRTGFDKTTSAQARKILDDTEEHVTLMAVCTHFAGAENFQNHERIIMQQQNFQELLQQLINSSHTPKQLHSACSAAMVSYPETHMDMVRIGIMQYGFWPSPETYSHYFSQHTLKKDPLRRLINWKSRIMSIKSISKGEYVGYGSSYQTQRDMTLAVIPVGYGWGYSRTLSNQGNVLIRGVRAAVVGIVNMNVMMVDVTDIPAVQKDDEVVLLGSQGDESITVASFAELSTQLNYELLTRLPANIPRLVID
- a CDS encoding metallophosphoesterase; this encodes MAQIKDLSGYLVHTEAHGPFDIIGDVHGCFDELVELLQQLGYQVNYDKKESRFNVTPPDNHKTVFVGDLVDRGPDSPKVLHLVMDMVEAKQAFCVSGNHDDKLYRKLIGRNVQVRHGLEFTMEQLSHCSAAFILRVRDFLANLPHHILLDEGRLVIAHAGLAEHLHGRHNRSVRDLCLYGPTTGETDQHGLPVRLDWAANYTGHAIVVYGHTPVYEPCWRNNTINIDTGCVFGGKLTSLLYPDHVITSVQAHKLYAESVRPFVQHRASA
- a CDS encoding carbonic anhydrase; this translates as MHYNEYEDLINNNRKWVAEKLENTPEYFKQLAQGQKPPFLYIGCSDSRMPISSFTRTEPGELFIHRNVANQVSLTDMNLLAVLEYAVEALDVQHIVVCGHYCCGGVEAAYKGTATGVVENWVSPIRDIYMQNRQEIDSLPTEKDRLQKLSELNVIAQVKNICTTSVMHRAYKTLKYPTVHGWVLDIEHGYIKDLKLPVAEWQGLGILP